One stretch of Pseudoxanthomonas sp. Root65 DNA includes these proteins:
- a CDS encoding DUF3426 domain-containing protein, translating into MFTACPHCQFLVARDPHSGAVPAACPRCGKPLATAGDAISPAPSLATLLHATPTKAEPQAPDADVITADAIANAAAEVPSVEMETPLTAAPMDASSPPEDAEHEAVPRDDASPHHDASAPNPIPSPDTAPARTPDAAIATPVAAREATGPRFLHRARTTPVHAQRARALWAVVVALSLLLCLQVVIADRARLAMQAGWRPVVVALCGVFRCEVPTWREPAAFTMLSRDVRPVLGAPGTLQAQATFRNEARWAQGWPVILLTLKDADGRTLGARALQPEDYLPEGETTTAIGPGQSAQMAVRIREPSASVVAFSFDFR; encoded by the coding sequence ATGTTCACCGCCTGCCCGCACTGCCAGTTCCTTGTCGCCCGCGACCCGCACTCGGGTGCCGTGCCGGCGGCATGTCCGCGCTGCGGAAAGCCGCTGGCGACGGCAGGTGATGCGATATCGCCGGCGCCAAGCCTGGCCACGCTGCTGCATGCGACGCCGACGAAGGCCGAACCGCAGGCGCCGGACGCGGACGTCATCACCGCCGATGCCATCGCCAACGCAGCGGCAGAGGTGCCATCCGTCGAGATGGAGACGCCGCTGACGGCAGCGCCGATGGATGCATCGTCACCGCCGGAAGATGCCGAACACGAAGCCGTTCCGCGCGACGATGCATCCCCGCACCACGACGCATCAGCACCCAACCCCATCCCGTCGCCCGACACCGCACCGGCCCGCACGCCCGATGCAGCGATCGCGACTCCGGTTGCCGCACGCGAGGCGACGGGGCCGCGTTTCCTGCACCGCGCACGCACCACGCCGGTGCATGCGCAGCGTGCGCGCGCACTGTGGGCGGTCGTCGTCGCGCTGTCGCTGCTGCTCTGCCTGCAGGTCGTGATCGCCGATCGCGCTCGGCTGGCGATGCAGGCCGGATGGCGACCGGTGGTCGTGGCGTTGTGCGGCGTGTTCCGCTGCGAGGTCCCGACCTGGCGCGAACCCGCGGCCTTCACCATGCTCAGCCGTGATGTGCGTCCCGTCCTTGGCGCGCCGGGCACCCTGCAGGCGCAGGCCACGTTCCGCAACGAAGCGCGCTGGGCGCAGGGTTGGCCTGTGATCCTGCTGACGTTGAAGGATGCCGATGGCCGCACGCTCGGCGCCCGCGCCCTGCAGCCCGAGGATTACCTGCCGGAGGGTGAGACGACGACCGCCATCGGGCCGGGCCAGAGCGCGCAGATGGCGGTGCGGATACGCGAACCCAGCGCCAGCGTCGTCGCGTTTTCCTTCGACTTCCGTTAA
- the prmA gene encoding 50S ribosomal protein L11 methyltransferase: MPYLELSLRCTEAEQPRYENALDDVGALSVTLLDADADTGNERAILEPRVGETPLWKALVLTALFDADTDALTLLAALDSFDPGLDWTQVGFRKVEDEDWERAWLDQFTPMRFGARTFIVPWNHAVPDDAGDDAAVVRLDPGLAFGSGTHPTTALCLRWLDALASDGVLQGQRVLDFGCGSGILALAALKLGAAQAVGVDNDPQALLASTDNAQRNDVGADFSVYLPDDEPVTTYPVVVANILASALDALAEILAARVASGGRIALSGILKGQEDDLLVRYAAWFDALSATQDGDWMRIDGIRR, from the coding sequence ATGCCTTATCTGGAACTCTCCCTGCGCTGCACCGAAGCCGAGCAGCCGCGCTACGAGAACGCATTGGATGACGTGGGCGCGTTGTCGGTCACCCTGCTGGACGCCGATGCCGATACCGGCAACGAACGCGCCATCCTCGAGCCGCGCGTCGGCGAAACCCCGTTGTGGAAGGCGCTGGTGCTGACCGCGCTGTTCGATGCGGACACCGATGCGCTGACCCTGCTGGCCGCCCTGGACTCTTTCGATCCCGGCCTGGACTGGACGCAGGTCGGCTTCCGCAAGGTCGAGGACGAGGACTGGGAACGCGCGTGGCTGGACCAGTTCACGCCGATGCGCTTCGGCGCACGCACCTTCATCGTGCCGTGGAATCACGCCGTGCCCGATGACGCGGGCGACGACGCGGCCGTCGTGCGCCTCGATCCCGGCCTGGCGTTCGGCTCCGGCACGCATCCCACCACCGCCCTGTGCCTGCGCTGGCTCGACGCCCTGGCCAGCGACGGCGTGCTGCAGGGGCAGCGCGTGCTCGATTTCGGCTGCGGCTCCGGCATCCTCGCGCTGGCCGCACTGAAGCTGGGCGCCGCGCAGGCCGTCGGTGTCGACAACGACCCGCAGGCGCTGCTGGCCAGTACCGACAATGCGCAACGCAACGACGTGGGCGCGGACTTCAGCGTCTACCTGCCTGACGACGAACCGGTGACCACGTATCCGGTCGTGGTGGCGAACATCCTGGCCTCGGCGCTGGATGCGCTGGCCGAGATCCTCGCCGCGCGCGTGGCGTCGGGCGGCCGCATCGCACTGTCCGGCATCCTCAAGGGGCAGGAAGACGACCTGCTCGTCCGTTATGCCGCGTGGTTCGACGCACTGTCCGCCACGCAGGACGGCGACTGGATGCGCATCGACGGCATCCGCCGCTGA
- the accC gene encoding acetyl-CoA carboxylase biotin carboxylase subunit, whose product MLDKVVIANRGEIALRILRACHTLGIRTVAVHSTVDRNLKHVAMADESVCIGPAASKDSYLNIPAIIAAAEVTDAQAIHPGYGFLSENADFAERVEQSGFIFIGPKADTIRMMGDKVEAIRAMQAAGVPCVPGSGGPLGDDIVANTKIAREIGYPVIIKAAGGGGGRGMRVVHVEGALKAAIETTKSEAKAAFGNGEVYMEKFLENPRHVEIQVLADGQGNAIHLGERDCSMQRRHQKVVEEAPAPGISEELRNEIGKVCVEACIRIGYRGAGTFEFLFEDGRFYFIEMNTRIQVEHPVTERITGIDLVCEQLRIAAGHKLSIKQSDIVLRGHAIECRINAEDPDTFMPHPGLIQHFHPPGGPGVRVDTHIYEGYRVPPNYDSMIAKLIVHGPDRDTAIARMRVALSEMVIDGIKTNIPLQQRIMRDQGFQAGGQNIHYLEKRLAERKNKAISLV is encoded by the coding sequence ATGCTGGACAAAGTCGTCATCGCCAACCGGGGTGAGATCGCGCTGCGCATCCTGCGCGCCTGCCACACCCTCGGCATCCGCACGGTCGCGGTGCATTCCACCGTCGACCGCAACCTCAAGCACGTGGCCATGGCGGATGAATCCGTCTGCATCGGCCCGGCCGCATCGAAGGACAGTTACCTCAACATCCCGGCGATCATCGCCGCGGCCGAAGTGACCGACGCGCAGGCCATCCATCCGGGCTACGGCTTCCTGTCGGAGAACGCCGACTTCGCCGAGCGGGTGGAGCAGTCCGGCTTCATCTTCATCGGCCCCAAGGCCGACACCATCCGCATGATGGGCGACAAGGTGGAAGCCATCCGCGCCATGCAGGCCGCCGGCGTGCCGTGCGTGCCGGGCAGCGGCGGTCCGCTGGGCGACGACATCGTGGCGAACACCAAGATCGCGCGCGAGATCGGCTATCCGGTCATCATCAAGGCGGCGGGTGGCGGTGGCGGTCGCGGCATGCGCGTGGTGCATGTCGAGGGCGCACTGAAGGCGGCCATCGAGACCACCAAGTCGGAGGCCAAGGCGGCCTTCGGCAACGGCGAGGTCTACATGGAGAAGTTCCTGGAGAATCCGCGCCACGTGGAGATCCAGGTGCTGGCCGACGGCCAGGGCAACGCCATCCACCTGGGCGAGCGCGACTGCTCGATGCAGCGCCGCCACCAGAAGGTCGTGGAGGAAGCGCCGGCACCGGGCATCAGCGAGGAACTGCGCAACGAGATCGGCAAGGTCTGCGTGGAAGCCTGCATCCGCATCGGCTACCGCGGCGCGGGTACGTTCGAGTTCCTGTTCGAGGATGGCCGCTTCTACTTCATCGAGATGAACACCCGCATCCAGGTGGAGCATCCGGTGACCGAGCGCATCACCGGCATCGACCTGGTCTGCGAACAGCTGCGCATCGCCGCCGGCCACAAGCTGAGCATCAAGCAGAGCGACATCGTGCTGCGCGGCCACGCCATCGAGTGCCGCATCAATGCGGAAGATCCCGATACGTTCATGCCGCATCCGGGCCTGATCCAGCACTTCCATCCGCCCGGTGGTCCTGGCGTGCGCGTGGACACGCACATCTACGAAGGCTACCGCGTGCCGCCGAACTACGACTCGATGATCGCCAAGCTCATCGTGCATGGTCCGGACCGAGACACCGCCATCGCCCGCATGCGCGTGGCGCTCAGCGAGATGGTCATCGACGGCATCAAGACGAATATCCCCCTGCAGCAGCGCATCATGCGCGACCAGGGCTTCCAGGCCGGCGGTCAGAACATCCACTACCTGGAAAAGCGCCTGGCCGAACGCAAGAACAAGGCGATCTCGCTGGTCTGA
- the accB gene encoding acetyl-CoA carboxylase biotin carboxyl carrier protein, translating to MDLRKIKKLIDLLEESNLAEIEIKEGEESVRLARTPKGGYAAPAAPAPVAYAEPRPAAPMPMSSPTEASTGGTAKAGNALPDGHVVRAPMVGTFYASPSPDKPSFVSIGQAVKAGETLAIIEAMKMFNPIEADVSGTVLSILAESGQPIEFDQPLFVIG from the coding sequence ATGGATCTCCGCAAAATCAAGAAACTGATCGACCTGCTGGAAGAGTCGAACCTGGCCGAAATCGAGATCAAGGAAGGCGAAGAGTCCGTGCGCCTGGCGCGCACGCCCAAGGGCGGCTATGCGGCGCCGGCAGCGCCTGCGCCCGTCGCCTACGCCGAACCGCGCCCCGCCGCACCCATGCCGATGAGCTCGCCCACCGAGGCCTCCACCGGCGGCACCGCCAAGGCCGGCAACGCCCTGCCGGACGGCCACGTGGTGCGCGCTCCGATGGTAGGTACGTTTTACGCCTCGCCGTCGCCGGACAAGCCTTCGTTCGTCAGCATCGGCCAGGCGGTGAAAGCCGGCGAGACGCTGGCGATCATCGAAGCCATGAAGATGTTCAACCCCATCGAAGCCGATGTGTCCGGCACCGTGCTGTCGATCCTGGCCGAGAGCGGCCAGCCGATCGAATTCGACCAGCCGCTGTTCGTGATCGGCTGA
- the aroQ gene encoding type II 3-dehydroquinate dehydratase, whose translation MAKLLVLHGPNLNLLGTREPEVYGHATLADIDLALTAQAQAAGHQLESFQSNAEHALVDRIQAARGDGTAFLLINPAAFTHTSVAIRDALAAVALPFIEIHLSNPHSREPFRHTSYLSDKAVGVVCGFGADSYRYALDAALQRLPA comes from the coding sequence ATGGCGAAGCTGCTGGTCCTGCATGGCCCCAACCTCAACCTGCTCGGCACCCGCGAGCCGGAGGTCTATGGCCACGCGACACTGGCGGACATCGACCTGGCGCTGACGGCGCAGGCGCAGGCGGCGGGACACCAGCTGGAAAGCTTCCAGTCCAACGCCGAACACGCCTTGGTCGACCGCATCCAGGCCGCCCGCGGCGACGGCACCGCCTTTCTCCTGATCAACCCGGCCGCCTTCACCCACACCTCGGTCGCGATCCGCGACGCGCTGGCGGCGGTGGCCCTGCCCTTCATCGAAATCCACCTGTCCAACCCGCACAGCCGCGAACCCTTCCGCCACACCAGCTATCTCAGCGACAAGGCGGTGGGCGTGGTCTGCGGGTTCGGCGCCGACAGCTACCGCTACGCGCTGGACGCCGCCCTGCAGCGGCTGCCCGCCTGA
- a CDS encoding TlpA disulfide reductase family protein → MKVTTPRILAVALVAGGLGLLASLWFNGNPLWRTGPGERALHAAVNATAPAPPEGVTPAGIGDRMPAIALPGLDGKIVDLAANYRGKRLLINVWASWCGPCIEEMPELQRFATSQGTEGVQVVGLALDTHDGVTDFLNRVPVSYPIVLDTPGPADASVWLGNTKGVLPYTVLVGADGRIERQKIGPFEHGEISGWAD, encoded by the coding sequence ATGAAGGTCACCACGCCGCGCATCCTGGCGGTCGCCCTGGTCGCCGGTGGCCTGGGCCTGCTGGCCAGCCTGTGGTTCAACGGCAATCCGCTGTGGCGGACCGGACCCGGCGAGCGCGCGCTGCACGCCGCGGTCAACGCGACTGCCCCCGCGCCCCCGGAAGGCGTCACGCCCGCCGGCATCGGCGATCGCATGCCGGCGATCGCGCTGCCGGGACTGGATGGCAAGATCGTCGATCTCGCCGCCAACTACCGTGGCAAACGCCTGCTGATCAATGTCTGGGCCAGCTGGTGCGGGCCGTGCATCGAGGAGATGCCGGAACTGCAGCGCTTCGCCACCTCGCAGGGCACCGAAGGCGTCCAGGTGGTAGGCCTTGCACTGGACACCCACGACGGGGTGACCGATTTCCTCAACCGCGTACCGGTCAGCTACCCGATCGTGCTGGACACACCGGGCCCGGCCGATGCCAGCGTCTGGCTGGGCAACACCAAGGGCGTGCTGCCCTACACGGTGCTGGTGGGCGCCGACGGACGGATCGAGCGACAGAAGATCGGGCCGTTCGAGCATGGCGAGATCAGCGGCTGGGCCGATTAG
- a CDS encoding protein-disulfide reductase DsbD, whose translation MTLIRTLLACLLPLASLIAPAASAAITQDDLLPVDEAFVLTATAPARDRIEIRWQITDGYYLYRHRTGVEADAGFAAQPLQLPKGKAYRDEFFGDVETYRGELVATLPGRPTAGADSVTLKIKYQGCADAGICYPPQTRTLKVALPAGAGEAFVPLGASAVTGALLGQKPQTGMDALPLPAEQAFAFEAIAFNGNELLLRFTPARGYYVYRDRTSMALEGASGVSLQAPRWPKGVAHRDEHFGDVIVYFDQAEVPVPLTRDRADAVAATLRVTFQGCQKDGICYPPMTRRVKLSIPAGPVTPASTPDVPAPTAVAPLPTTATAPDGTTTGTEDAAAATTPAATDVERTRPPEDVLARNPRGATSLLAALALALLGGLILNLMPCVLPILSLKALSLAESGRGDGDARRRALWYTAGVLVSFVAVGALAIALRAAGQALGWGFQLQQPWVVGLLAYVMFAVGLSLSGVFAVGHRLAGAGQGLASRRGPVGDFFTGVLAVVVASPCTAPFMGVALAYAFTAPTPLALLVFAMLGLGLALPFLLIGFVPALANRLPRPGAWMDTLKQVLAFPMYLTAVWLLWVLGNQRGIDAVGLALVGLVLLALGLWWFQRVRFAASPLQRVLALVLATAALVPLGMVHRLPAPCSVAPTAEGHLAWSAERLAALRSEGRMVFVDMTADWCVTCKANEKAVLDTDTFRDLLAAHDAVMLTGDWTNVDPAITAFLEQHKAVGVPLYVLYPRGGGEGEVLPTVLTHETMRQAFERAAR comes from the coding sequence ATGACGCTGATCCGCACCCTGCTCGCCTGCCTGCTGCCCCTCGCCTCGCTGATCGCGCCGGCGGCGTCCGCCGCGATCACCCAGGACGACCTGCTGCCGGTGGACGAGGCGTTCGTGCTGACGGCCACCGCGCCGGCGCGCGACCGCATCGAGATCCGCTGGCAGATCACCGACGGCTACTACCTGTACCGGCACCGCACGGGCGTGGAAGCCGACGCCGGCTTCGCCGCGCAGCCACTGCAGCTGCCGAAGGGCAAGGCCTACCGCGACGAATTCTTCGGCGACGTCGAGACCTATCGTGGCGAACTGGTGGCCACCCTGCCCGGCCGGCCGACGGCGGGCGCCGACAGCGTCACGCTGAAGATCAAGTACCAGGGCTGCGCCGATGCCGGCATCTGTTACCCGCCGCAGACCCGCACGCTGAAGGTGGCGTTGCCGGCGGGCGCAGGCGAGGCCTTCGTCCCGCTCGGCGCCAGCGCCGTGACCGGTGCCCTGCTGGGCCAGAAACCGCAGACCGGCATGGACGCGCTGCCGCTGCCGGCGGAACAGGCGTTCGCTTTCGAGGCGATCGCCTTTAACGGTAACGAACTGCTGCTGCGCTTCACCCCGGCGCGCGGCTATTACGTGTATCGCGACCGTACTTCGATGGCGCTGGAAGGCGCATCGGGGGTCTCCCTGCAGGCGCCGCGGTGGCCGAAGGGCGTCGCCCACCGCGACGAACACTTCGGTGATGTCATCGTCTACTTCGACCAGGCCGAGGTGCCGGTGCCGCTCACGCGCGACCGCGCCGACGCGGTGGCCGCGACGCTGCGGGTGACGTTCCAGGGCTGCCAGAAGGACGGCATCTGCTATCCGCCGATGACGCGGCGGGTGAAGCTGTCGATCCCCGCCGGCCCTGTTACACCGGCCAGCACGCCCGACGTCCCTGCCCCGACCGCCGTCGCGCCGCTGCCGACGACAGCGACTGCACCGGATGGCACGACCACCGGTACCGAGGATGCTGCAGCGGCGACCACGCCCGCCGCGACCGATGTCGAACGCACGCGCCCGCCCGAAGACGTGCTGGCGCGCAACCCGCGCGGCGCCACCTCGTTGCTCGCCGCGCTCGCTTTGGCGCTGCTCGGCGGCCTGATCCTCAACCTGATGCCCTGCGTGCTGCCGATCCTGTCGCTGAAGGCGCTGTCGCTGGCCGAGAGCGGACGCGGCGACGGCGATGCCCGCCGGCGTGCGCTCTGGTACACGGCCGGGGTGCTGGTCAGCTTCGTCGCGGTCGGCGCGCTGGCCATCGCGCTGCGGGCCGCCGGCCAGGCGCTGGGCTGGGGTTTCCAGCTGCAGCAGCCGTGGGTGGTGGGGCTGCTGGCCTACGTGATGTTCGCCGTCGGCCTGAGCCTGTCGGGCGTGTTCGCGGTCGGCCATCGGCTGGCCGGTGCCGGGCAGGGGCTGGCCTCGCGTCGTGGTCCCGTCGGCGACTTCTTCACCGGCGTGCTGGCGGTGGTGGTGGCCAGCCCGTGCACCGCGCCGTTCATGGGCGTGGCGCTCGCTTACGCGTTCACCGCGCCGACGCCGCTGGCGCTGCTGGTGTTCGCGATGCTCGGCCTGGGCCTGGCCCTGCCGTTCCTGCTGATCGGTTTCGTGCCGGCGTTGGCGAACCGGCTGCCGCGGCCCGGCGCGTGGATGGACACGCTGAAGCAGGTGCTGGCCTTCCCGATGTACCTGACGGCCGTGTGGCTGCTGTGGGTGCTGGGCAACCAGCGCGGCATCGACGCGGTGGGCCTGGCGCTGGTCGGCCTGGTGCTGCTGGCGCTGGGGCTATGGTGGTTCCAGCGCGTGCGCTTCGCCGCCTCGCCGCTGCAGCGGGTGCTGGCGCTGGTGCTCGCCACCGCTGCGCTGGTGCCGCTGGGGATGGTGCACCGGTTGCCGGCGCCCTGCAGCGTCGCACCCACGGCGGAAGGCCATCTGGCCTGGTCGGCGGAACGGCTGGCGGCGTTGCGTAGCGAAGGGCGCATGGTCTTCGTCGACATGACGGCGGACTGGTGCGTCACCTGCAAGGCCAACGAGAAGGCCGTGCTGGACACCGACACCTTCCGCGACCTGCTGGCCGCGCACGATGCGGTGATGCTGACCGGGGACTGGACCAACGTGGACCCGGCCATCACCGCCTTCCTTGAGCAGCACAAGGCCGTCGGCGTGCCGCTGTACGTGCTCTATCCGCGTGGCGGCGGCGAAGGCGAAGTGCTGCCGACCGTGCTGACCCACGAGACGATGCGCCAGGCCTTCGAACGGGCGGCGCGATGA
- the cutA gene encoding divalent-cation tolerance protein CutA: protein MPVFLILSACPDADTAQRLARTLVEERLAACVSLLPGAVSTYRWQGQVEQATEVQLLAKTSADRRDALMARLAELHPYELPEILAVETAAGLPAYRDWVVAETRADARAPE from the coding sequence ATGCCTGTCTTCCTCATCCTGTCCGCCTGCCCGGACGCCGACACCGCCCAGCGGCTGGCGCGGACGCTGGTGGAGGAACGGCTGGCGGCCTGCGTCAGCCTGCTGCCCGGCGCGGTGTCGACCTACCGATGGCAGGGGCAGGTGGAACAGGCCACCGAAGTCCAGCTGCTGGCCAAGACCAGCGCCGACCGGCGCGACGCCTTGATGGCGCGACTGGCGGAACTGCACCCGTATGAACTGCCGGAGATCCTGGCGGTCGAAACCGCCGCCGGCCTTCCTGCGTATCGGGACTGGGTCGTGGCCGAAACCCGGGCCGACGCCCGCGCCCCCGAGTGA
- a CDS encoding co-chaperone GroES, which translates to MSNIKPLYDRLVVKPIEAEETSLGGIIIPDAAKEKPTKGEVIAVGEGKFVDATGGVRAPKVKVGDKVIYGQYSGSAYKQDGVEYKIIKEDDVLAILG; encoded by the coding sequence ATGAGCAACATCAAGCCGCTGTACGACCGTCTGGTGGTCAAGCCGATCGAAGCCGAAGAAACCTCCCTCGGCGGCATCATCATTCCCGACGCCGCTAAGGAAAAGCCCACCAAGGGTGAAGTCATCGCCGTCGGCGAAGGCAAGTTCGTCGACGCCACCGGCGGCGTTCGCGCCCCGAAGGTCAAGGTCGGCGACAAGGTCATCTACGGCCAGTACTCGGGTTCGGCCTACAAGCAGGACGGCGTCGAGTACAAGATCATCAAGGAAGACGACGTTCTCGCGATCCTCGGCTGA
- the groL gene encoding chaperonin GroEL (60 kDa chaperone family; promotes refolding of misfolded polypeptides especially under stressful conditions; forms two stacked rings of heptamers to form a barrel-shaped 14mer; ends can be capped by GroES; misfolded proteins enter the barrel where they are refolded when GroES binds): MAAKDIRFGEDARTRMVRGVNILANAVKATLGPKGRNVVLEKSFGAPTITKDGVSVAKEIELADKFENMGAQMVKEVASKTSDNAGDGTTTATVLAQAFIREGSKAVAAGMNPMDLKRGIDQAVKAAVEELKKLSKPTADDKAIAQVGTISANSDSNIGDIIAEAMKKVGKEGVITVEEGSGLENELDVVEGMQFDRGYLSPYFINNQQSQQVEFDDPFILIHDKKVSNVRELLPVLEGVAKAGKPLLIVAEEVEGEALATLVVNTIRGIVKVAAVKAPGFGDRRKAILEDIATLTNGTVISEEVGLQLEKATINDLGRAKKVVISKENTTIIDGAGDAERIQSRIKQIKAQIEETSSDYDREKLQERVAKLAGGVAVIKVGASTEIEMKEKKARVEDALHATRAAVEEGVVPGGGVALIRALQTIGTLKGANEDQNHGIQIALRAMEAPLREIVTNAGEEPSVIVNRVKDGSGNFGYNAANGEFGDMIEFGILDPTKVTRSALQNAASIAGLMITTEAMVAEAPKKDEPAMPAGGGMGGMGGMDF; encoded by the coding sequence ATGGCTGCCAAAGATATCCGTTTCGGTGAAGACGCCCGTACGCGCATGGTGCGCGGCGTGAACATCCTCGCCAATGCCGTCAAGGCCACCCTCGGCCCGAAGGGCCGCAACGTCGTGCTCGAGAAGAGCTTCGGCGCCCCCACCATCACCAAGGACGGCGTCTCCGTCGCCAAGGAAATCGAACTGGCCGACAAGTTCGAGAACATGGGCGCGCAGATGGTCAAGGAAGTCGCTTCCAAGACCTCCGACAACGCCGGTGACGGCACCACCACCGCCACCGTGCTGGCACAGGCGTTCATCCGCGAAGGCTCCAAGGCCGTCGCCGCGGGCATGAACCCGATGGACCTCAAGCGCGGCATCGACCAGGCCGTGAAGGCCGCCGTCGAAGAGCTGAAGAAGCTCTCCAAGCCCACCGCCGACGACAAGGCGATCGCCCAGGTCGGCACCATTTCGGCCAACTCCGACAGCAACATCGGCGACATCATCGCCGAGGCCATGAAGAAGGTCGGCAAGGAAGGCGTGATCACGGTTGAAGAGGGCTCGGGCCTGGAGAACGAACTCGACGTCGTCGAGGGCATGCAGTTCGACCGCGGCTACCTGTCGCCGTACTTCATCAACAACCAGCAGTCGCAGCAGGTCGAATTCGACGACCCCTTCATCCTGATCCACGACAAGAAGGTCTCCAACGTCCGCGAACTGCTGCCGGTGCTGGAAGGCGTCGCCAAGGCCGGCAAGCCGCTGCTGATCGTGGCCGAAGAAGTCGAGGGCGAAGCCCTGGCTACGCTGGTGGTCAACACCATCCGCGGCATCGTCAAGGTCGCCGCTGTCAAGGCGCCGGGCTTCGGTGACCGCCGCAAGGCCATCCTGGAAGACATCGCCACGCTGACCAACGGCACGGTGATCTCCGAGGAAGTCGGCCTGCAGCTCGAGAAGGCCACCATCAACGACCTGGGTCGTGCGAAGAAGGTCGTGATCTCGAAGGAGAACACCACCATCATCGACGGCGCCGGCGATGCCGAGCGCATCCAGTCGCGCATCAAGCAGATCAAGGCGCAGATCGAAGAGACCTCGTCGGACTACGACCGCGAGAAGCTGCAGGAACGCGTGGCCAAGCTGGCCGGCGGCGTGGCCGTGATCAAGGTCGGTGCCTCGACCGAGATCGAGATGAAGGAAAAGAAGGCCCGCGTCGAAGACGCCCTGCACGCCACGCGTGCGGCGGTGGAAGAAGGCGTGGTCCCGGGCGGCGGCGTCGCGCTGATCCGCGCGCTGCAGACCATCGGCACCCTGAAGGGCGCCAACGAAGACCAGAACCACGGCATCCAGATCGCCCTGCGCGCAATGGAAGCCCCGCTGCGTGAGATCGTCACCAACGCCGGCGAAGAGCCGTCGGTGATCGTCAACCGCGTCAAGGACGGTTCGGGCAACTTCGGCTACAACGCCGCCAACGGCGAGTTCGGCGACATGATCGAGTTCGGCATCCTGGACCCGACCAAGGTCACGCGCTCCGCGCTGCAGAACGCCGCTTCGATCGCCGGCCTGATGATCACCACCGAAGCGATGGTGGCCGAGGCCCCGAAGAAGGATGAGCCGGCGATGCCGGCCGGCGGTGGCATGGGCGGCATGGGCGGCATGGACTTCTAA
- a CDS encoding DUF6445 family protein, protein MHTSLIVVDDFLGPQDAWSLRQAALKLTYPDLRGPFPGRNSLERIEIEGLSEIASHLTGERLKPIDPLQSHGKFRITLASDVGSAKVHIDQAYWSGILYLSKPEDCRGGTEFFRHRPSNRDRAPLNDAELAEMGFSSHAQMHQEIIEKHSNDDSVWEPTQQVPMRFNRLLLLRPWLWHTAGPAFGTTMEDGRLVYLMFFTAA, encoded by the coding sequence ATGCACACCTCCCTCATCGTCGTCGACGACTTCCTTGGCCCGCAAGACGCGTGGTCGCTGCGCCAAGCCGCGCTGAAGCTGACCTACCCCGATCTGCGCGGGCCGTTCCCGGGCCGCAATTCGCTGGAGCGCATCGAGATCGAGGGCCTGTCCGAGATTGCCTCGCATCTCACCGGCGAGCGCCTGAAGCCGATCGATCCGCTGCAGTCGCACGGCAAGTTCCGCATCACGCTGGCGTCGGATGTCGGCAGTGCGAAGGTGCACATCGACCAGGCGTACTGGTCGGGCATCCTCTATCTCAGCAAGCCGGAGGACTGCCGCGGCGGCACTGAGTTCTTCCGTCATCGCCCATCGAACCGCGACCGTGCCCCGCTCAACGATGCGGAGTTGGCGGAGATGGGGTTCTCCTCGCATGCGCAGATGCATCAGGAAATCATCGAGAAGCACAGCAACGACGACAGCGTGTGGGAGCCCACCCAGCAGGTGCCGATGCGCTTCAACCGACTGCTGCTGCTGCGTCCCTGGTTATGGCATACCGCCGGCCCGGCATTCGGCACCACGATGGAGGACGGGCGGCTGGTCTACCTGATGTTCTTCACCGCGGCCTGA